In a single window of the Notamacropus eugenii isolate mMacEug1 chromosome 4, mMacEug1.pri_v2, whole genome shotgun sequence genome:
- the FAM216A gene encoding protein FAM216A isoform X2 yields the protein MPGQMQTPLWVKEDGGGSELSAAAGSSGSAGHPCYQNPKCPDRLEEEQRVEPHIARLQELWTTPQLQTVYIPKSMNAPFLKHPDLTTGQKRYLCSIAKIYSTDSLKTLMKRQYMHMVQHDTQKPGISSHHRSQISPRYSQKQHSPCTTWRHQLERLDSLHCSIIATPSAERQAIQHSLWQPGRNKEGLKCGPLPKARCKSLKIFQRPNKAFRHPAFTNDFDPCMSEERRDEDLLNKCMQSMSIEEQGEKLM from the exons ATGCCGGGCCAGATGCAGACGCCTCTCTGGGTGAAGGAGGATGGCGGAGGGTCCGAGCTGTCCGCTGCAGCCGGGAGCAGCGG ATCAGCTGGGCATCCTTGTTACCAGAATCCAAAATGTCCTG ACAGACTTGAAGAAGAACAAAGAGTGGAACCACACATAGCCAGGCTGCAGGAATTATGGACCACACCTCAACtccaaactgtttacattcctaaatcaATGAATGCACCATTCCTAAAG CATCCAGACCTCACAACAGGTCAAAAACGCTATCTCTGCAGCATCGCCAAAATCTACAGCACGGATTCACTGAAGACGCTGATGAAGAGACAATACATGCACATGGTTCAGCATGACACACAGAAGCCAG GTATCTCTAGCCATCATAGAAGTCAGATCAGTCCACGATATTCCCAGAAGCAGCATTCTCCCTGCACCACGTGGAGACACCAGCTGGAAAGGTTGGACTCGCTACATTGTAGCATCATAGCTACACCATCAGCTGAAAGACAGGCAATACAGCATTCCCTCTGGCAACCAGGGAGAAATAAAGAAGG GTTAAAATGTGGCCCTCTGCCCAAAGCAAGATGTAAGTCACTAAAGATATTTCAAAGACCCAACAAAGCTTTCAGACACCCAG ctttCACAAATGATTTTGACCCATGCATgagtgaagaaagaagagatgaagatTTATTAAATAAGTGTATGCAGTCAATGTCAATAGAAGAACAAGGGGAAAAGCTGATGTGA
- the FAM216A gene encoding protein FAM216A isoform X1, whose amino-acid sequence MPGQMQTPLWVKEDGGGSELSAAAGSSGSAGHPCYQNPKCPDNFVLIYVDSFFYNQFIFLHLLQVKRLSDRLEEEQRVEPHIARLQELWTTPQLQTVYIPKSMNAPFLKHPDLTTGQKRYLCSIAKIYSTDSLKTLMKRQYMHMVQHDTQKPGISSHHRSQISPRYSQKQHSPCTTWRHQLERLDSLHCSIIATPSAERQAIQHSLWQPGRNKEGLKCGPLPKARCKSLKIFQRPNKAFRHPAFTNDFDPCMSEERRDEDLLNKCMQSMSIEEQGEKLM is encoded by the exons ATGCCGGGCCAGATGCAGACGCCTCTCTGGGTGAAGGAGGATGGCGGAGGGTCCGAGCTGTCCGCTGCAGCCGGGAGCAGCGG ATCAGCTGGGCATCCTTGTTACCAGAATCCAAAATGTCCTG ATAATTTCGTACTAATCTACGTTGATAGTTTCTTCTACAATCAATTTATTTTCCTGCATTTGTTGCAAGTCAAAAGACTTTCTG ACAGACTTGAAGAAGAACAAAGAGTGGAACCACACATAGCCAGGCTGCAGGAATTATGGACCACACCTCAACtccaaactgtttacattcctaaatcaATGAATGCACCATTCCTAAAG CATCCAGACCTCACAACAGGTCAAAAACGCTATCTCTGCAGCATCGCCAAAATCTACAGCACGGATTCACTGAAGACGCTGATGAAGAGACAATACATGCACATGGTTCAGCATGACACACAGAAGCCAG GTATCTCTAGCCATCATAGAAGTCAGATCAGTCCACGATATTCCCAGAAGCAGCATTCTCCCTGCACCACGTGGAGACACCAGCTGGAAAGGTTGGACTCGCTACATTGTAGCATCATAGCTACACCATCAGCTGAAAGACAGGCAATACAGCATTCCCTCTGGCAACCAGGGAGAAATAAAGAAGG GTTAAAATGTGGCCCTCTGCCCAAAGCAAGATGTAAGTCACTAAAGATATTTCAAAGACCCAACAAAGCTTTCAGACACCCAG ctttCACAAATGATTTTGACCCATGCATgagtgaagaaagaagagatgaagatTTATTAAATAAGTGTATGCAGTCAATGTCAATAGAAGAACAAGGGGAAAAGCTGATGTGA
- the FAM216A gene encoding protein FAM216A isoform X3, translating to MAEGPSCPLQPGAADRLEEEQRVEPHIARLQELWTTPQLQTVYIPKSMNAPFLKHPDLTTGQKRYLCSIAKIYSTDSLKTLMKRQYMHMVQHDTQKPGISSHHRSQISPRYSQKQHSPCTTWRHQLERLDSLHCSIIATPSAERQAIQHSLWQPGRNKEGLKCGPLPKARCKSLKIFQRPNKAFRHPAFTNDFDPCMSEERRDEDLLNKCMQSMSIEEQGEKLM from the exons ATGGCGGAGGGTCCGAGCTGTCCGCTGCAGCCGGGAGCAGCGG ACAGACTTGAAGAAGAACAAAGAGTGGAACCACACATAGCCAGGCTGCAGGAATTATGGACCACACCTCAACtccaaactgtttacattcctaaatcaATGAATGCACCATTCCTAAAG CATCCAGACCTCACAACAGGTCAAAAACGCTATCTCTGCAGCATCGCCAAAATCTACAGCACGGATTCACTGAAGACGCTGATGAAGAGACAATACATGCACATGGTTCAGCATGACACACAGAAGCCAG GTATCTCTAGCCATCATAGAAGTCAGATCAGTCCACGATATTCCCAGAAGCAGCATTCTCCCTGCACCACGTGGAGACACCAGCTGGAAAGGTTGGACTCGCTACATTGTAGCATCATAGCTACACCATCAGCTGAAAGACAGGCAATACAGCATTCCCTCTGGCAACCAGGGAGAAATAAAGAAGG GTTAAAATGTGGCCCTCTGCCCAAAGCAAGATGTAAGTCACTAAAGATATTTCAAAGACCCAACAAAGCTTTCAGACACCCAG ctttCACAAATGATTTTGACCCATGCATgagtgaagaaagaagagatgaagatTTATTAAATAAGTGTATGCAGTCAATGTCAATAGAAGAACAAGGGGAAAAGCTGATGTGA